In one Rhopalosiphum padi isolate XX-2018 chromosome 3, ASM2088224v1, whole genome shotgun sequence genomic region, the following are encoded:
- the LOC132927874 gene encoding uncharacterized protein LOC132927874, with translation MLFVMDDQIGWIIVEFVDDESVEVVPNCWLKNNSCAWPKASKQAKKYVQKRIKPNMNDFIFYKSRQIGHKVYSSYNEAKIKLPLAMHKSDLSSADDIIDGMTKRKRKFPYYRGQSLSPATTIKSKKLEKVNNSKQIKMSSNSCPPRYHDVSQSVNLNEETNIFEPSDDSNDVSYDSDKDPLWKIDKSQSKSVIDGINCITPEKHASSLVNKPIDDIEHIISSPVGTWTVEKNEDTQLLYKTSSDRNSIKVKKILFCDQNIENTGSSGITANILKLPQDTTILQNQPNISNDFQRFITNTLVNMKYDIGSILSIVQSNSININTLMANKNTSAKNITNLDNIFPIKNHDELESLEIKIKTDENFKNTLVTQLSVLIDVNDLGNSVRRIVSRMLSDVLLSNYSLHGFKSKLCFSGLNTYRVIIDAIRVNVKYSVVPEKEIDNSLGIWLSHAPFRIKKVSQKQEKLSRSLL, from the exons ATGCTGTTTGTG atggaTGATCAAATAGGATGGATTATTGTTGAGTTTGTTGATGATGAAAGTGTTGAAGTGGTACCAAACTgttggttaaaaaataattcttgcgCTTGGCCTAAAGCTTCTAAACAAGCGAAAAAATATGTCCAAAAAAGAATTAAGCCAAATatgaatgattttatattttacaaatccaGACAAATTGGACATAAAGTTTATA GTTCATATAAtgaagcaaaaataaaattgccatTGGCAATGCATAAATCAGACTTATCAAGTGCTGATGACATTATTGATGGTATGACAAAAAGAAAAAGGAAATTTCCTTATTATAGAGGTCAAAGTTTGTCTCCTGCCAcaactataaaatcaaaaaaacttgaaaaagttaataattcaaaacaaataaaaatgtcttctaATAGCTGTCCCCCTCGTTATCACG atgtttcTCAGTCAGTTAATTTAAACGaggaaacaaatatttttgaaccttCTGATGATTCAAATGATGTGTCTTATGACTCGGACAAAGATCCTCTTTGGAAAATCGATAAAAgccaaa gcaaATCTGTTATTGAtggtattaattgtataacacCTGAAAAACATGCCTCTTCATTAGTTAATAAACCCATTGATGATATAGAACATATAATTTCATCTCCTGTTGGGACTTGGACGGTTGAAAAAAATGAggatacacaattattatataaaacaagttCTGATCGAAATAgtatcaaagttaaaaaaatattattttgtgatcaaaatattgaaaacacag gatCATCTGGTATTAcagctaatattttaaaactgccaCAAGATACtacaattttacaaaaccaGCCAAATATATCTAATG ATTTTCAACGGTTTATTACTAACACTTtggtaaatatgaaatatgacaTTGGCAGCATTTTAAGTATTGTACAATCaaacagtattaatattaatacattgatggctaataaaaatacatcagcCAAAAATATCACAAATCTTGACAACATATTTCCTATTAAAAATCATGATGAATTAGAGTcattggaaataaaaattaagactgatgaaaactttaaaaatacattg GTTACTCAATTATCAGTGTTAATAGATGTTAATGATCTTGGAAATAGTGTTCGAAGAATTGTTTCAAGAATGTTAAGTGATGTTTTGCTATCTAATTATTCGTTACATGGATTTAAGTCTAAGCTATGTTTTTCAGGCTTAAATACCTATCGtgttattatag atGCTATACGAGTTAACGTCAAGTACAGTGTTGTTCCTGAAAAAGAAATAGATAACTCATTAGGAATTTGGCTATCCCATGCTCCATTCCGCATTAAAAAAGTATCCCAAAAACAAGAAAAACTCTCAAGAAGCCTTTTatga